From Proteiniborus sp. MB09-C3, the proteins below share one genomic window:
- a CDS encoding transketolase family protein, with translation MTTMMATRDAYGEALKELGKLIKDVVVLDADLSGSTKTGVFAKEFPERFINVGIAEQNLIATAAGLATTGKIPFASSFAMFAAGRAFEIIRNSVAYPKLNVKIAATHAGLTVGEDGASHQALEDISIMRTIPNMVVLNPADGVEAKAAIMKAAEYKGPVYIRLGRSKVPVIFDEADYKFEIGKGIKVKDGSDVTIIATGIMVALALEAAEILKKEGLETRVINIHTIKPIDKDIIIEAARETKAIVTAEEHNIIGGLGSAVAEVLVESYPTVMERVGVKDTFGESGNGDELLEKYGLTAEKIVEAARRAIGRR, from the coding sequence ATGACTACAATGATGGCTACAAGAGATGCATATGGTGAAGCATTAAAAGAATTAGGCAAGCTTATTAAAGATGTAGTAGTACTAGATGCAGATCTTTCTGGTTCCACAAAAACAGGAGTCTTTGCTAAAGAGTTTCCAGAGAGATTTATCAATGTAGGTATAGCAGAGCAAAATCTAATAGCTACAGCAGCTGGATTAGCTACTACGGGAAAAATACCTTTTGCAAGCTCCTTTGCAATGTTTGCAGCAGGTAGAGCGTTTGAAATAATCAGAAACTCTGTTGCTTATCCGAAATTAAATGTTAAAATAGCGGCTACTCATGCTGGATTAACTGTTGGAGAGGATGGAGCATCTCACCAGGCACTTGAGGATATTAGTATCATGAGAACTATTCCAAATATGGTAGTTCTAAATCCTGCCGATGGAGTAGAAGCAAAGGCTGCAATCATGAAGGCAGCAGAGTATAAAGGGCCTGTATATATAAGACTAGGAAGAAGCAAGGTACCTGTTATTTTTGATGAAGCAGACTATAAATTTGAAATAGGTAAAGGTATAAAGGTAAAAGATGGTTCAGATGTAACTATAATAGCTACAGGAATAATGGTAGCTTTAGCTCTTGAGGCAGCTGAAATACTTAAAAAAGAAGGACTAGAAACGAGAGTAATAAATATCCATACCATAAAGCCTATAGATAAAGATATAATAATAGAAGCAGCAAGAGAGACAAAAGCAATAGTAACTGCTGAAGAACATAATATCATTGGCGGTTTGGGCAGTGCAGTAGCAGAAGTACTAGTAGAAAGCTACCCGACAGTTATGGAAAGAGTAGGGGTAAAAGATACATTTGGAGAATCAGGAAATGGCGATGAGCTCCTTGAAAAATACGGATTGACAGCAGAAAAAATAGTAGAAGCTGCAAGAAGGGCTATTGGAAGAAGATAA
- a CDS encoding WecB/TagA/CpsF family glycosyltransferase, whose amino-acid sequence MRDKISILGVNIDKLTLKDAEERVKSFLNSNNINTIYTPNTEIVMEARKDKKFKELLNEGDLVIPDGIGLVYAAKIKRKPLLGRVTGVDLSTSILRIANENKNSIFLVGGKPGVADKACENIKKEYPNINVVGSHHGYFKGTHTGYKGHEEETEVINKINELKPDIVFVGFGAPKQEKWINENKDKLKCKVIIGNGGTVDILAGTVKKTPEIYQRLGLEWLYRLMKNPKRIKRQMVLPLFVLIVLFSRDEVVR is encoded by the coding sequence ATGAGAGATAAAATAAGTATATTAGGCGTAAATATCGACAAACTTACATTAAAGGATGCGGAGGAAAGAGTAAAATCCTTTTTAAATAGCAATAACATAAATACAATATATACACCTAATACTGAAATAGTTATGGAAGCAAGAAAAGATAAAAAATTCAAAGAACTATTGAATGAAGGAGATTTAGTTATTCCAGATGGTATAGGGTTAGTTTATGCAGCTAAAATAAAGAGAAAACCTCTGCTTGGAAGAGTTACTGGTGTTGATTTGTCTACAAGCATACTGAGAATAGCTAATGAAAATAAAAATAGTATTTTTCTTGTGGGTGGTAAGCCTGGTGTAGCTGATAAAGCTTGTGAAAATATAAAAAAAGAGTATCCAAATATAAATGTTGTAGGAAGCCATCATGGATATTTCAAAGGTACACATACAGGATATAAGGGACATGAAGAAGAAACTGAAGTAATCAATAAAATAAATGAATTAAAACCAGATATTGTGTTCGTAGGCTTTGGCGCACCAAAGCAAGAAAAATGGATAAATGAGAATAAAGATAAATTAAAATGTAAAGTTATCATAGGAAATGGTGGAACCGTTGACATTTTAGCAGGGACTGTGAAGAAGACACCTGAGATTTATCAAAGATTAGGACTTGAATGGCTATATAGACTTATGAAAAACCCTAAAAGGATAAAAAGACAGATGGTATTACCGCTATTTGTTTTAATTGTGCTTTTCTCTAGGGATGAGGTTGTAAGGTAG
- a CDS encoding O-antigen ligase family protein — protein MELTEKKNSIKILGLLIGIIIGLAFFLLPLKSAIIAVGGLIATLIILFYPEFGIYLLALAVPLVSLKYTLLLFVLTVFSFIIKLIVDKKFKIKKIPFGYSVIFFIIPLIASAMTSFTRGESFEKLVVYMISFVVLFLIVNLIDSKRKLYFLILTIIIASLLISFYGLYQYKVGAAVKESWVDKELNPDLRTRVYSTLDNPNILAEYLVMVIPLTFALFWTSKKKLNKLFFLLAVGVQFLCILLTFSRGGWLGLALAMIIFAFFVDRRLILLYIAAGIGLLIISPEVILTRIATIGNTQDTSTAYRFPLWMAALDMIRDFWITGVGLGPMAFKAIYPQYMRLGVMAVHTHNIFLQMFVETGIFGFIGFLVFIFNNMRCNLITFVKGIDKRAKIIAIAIFSSIAGLMLHGLVEYIFFDNKIIIMFWILLAIGMVDFKLEYNRLNVID, from the coding sequence ATGGAATTAACTGAAAAGAAAAACAGTATAAAAATATTAGGCTTATTGATAGGAATAATCATAGGTTTAGCCTTCTTTTTACTACCGCTCAAAAGCGCGATAATAGCTGTTGGAGGATTAATAGCTACACTAATTATTCTATTTTATCCTGAATTCGGAATATACTTATTAGCATTAGCAGTACCTTTAGTATCATTAAAATATACATTACTGCTATTTGTGTTAACAGTATTTTCATTCATAATAAAGCTTATAGTGGATAAAAAATTTAAAATAAAGAAAATTCCCTTTGGTTATTCTGTGATTTTTTTCATAATACCCTTGATAGCTTCTGCGATGACTTCCTTTACTAGGGGTGAGAGCTTTGAGAAGCTTGTGGTATATATGATTTCATTTGTAGTACTGTTTTTAATTGTAAATCTAATTGATTCTAAAAGAAAATTATATTTTCTTATATTGACAATAATAATAGCTTCTTTACTAATATCATTTTACGGTTTATATCAATATAAGGTAGGTGCAGCAGTAAAGGAGAGCTGGGTAGATAAAGAGCTAAATCCAGACTTAAGAACTAGAGTGTATTCGACATTAGATAATCCAAATATATTAGCAGAATATCTAGTCATGGTAATTCCATTAACATTTGCACTTTTCTGGACATCTAAGAAGAAGCTCAATAAGCTATTTTTTCTACTTGCAGTAGGAGTTCAATTCTTATGTATCTTGCTTACATTTTCTAGGGGAGGATGGCTAGGTTTAGCCCTTGCCATGATAATATTTGCATTTTTTGTAGACAGAAGACTGATTCTTTTATATATTGCCGCTGGAATTGGGCTTCTAATTATCTCACCTGAAGTTATTTTGACTAGGATAGCCACAATTGGTAATACCCAAGATACATCTACTGCTTACAGATTTCCATTGTGGATGGCAGCATTAGATATGATTCGGGATTTTTGGATCACTGGGGTAGGCTTGGGACCAATGGCATTTAAGGCCATATATCCTCAATATATGAGACTTGGAGTAATGGCAGTTCATACTCACAATATATTTCTTCAAATGTTTGTTGAGACAGGTATATTTGGATTTATAGGCTTTTTGGTTTTTATATTTAACAATATGAGATGTAATCTAATTACTTTTGTAAAGGGAATCGACAAAAGAGCTAAGATAATTGCAATTGCAATATTTTCTTCTATAGCAGGTTTAATGCTACATGGACTGGTAGAATACATTTTCTTTGATAATAAAATTATAATAATGTTTTGGATTTTGCTTGCAATAGGCATGGTAGATTTTAAATTAGAGTACAATAGATTAAACGTTATAGATTAA
- a CDS encoding DUF4330 domain-containing protein — translation MKNKFNWVDAVIIIFIIGLGIGVFSYFRKPNTITADRVPIKVTVRVDKVLMETVNGINVGDIFKDKDTNQVFGKVIDKKVTETYEMVETGDGRVEKAVVPNRYSVFMTLEGEAIVTDDYIRLGGRDVRIEGTIELKSTKNSVKTKVVDFQLAE, via the coding sequence TTGAAAAATAAATTCAATTGGGTAGATGCAGTTATCATAATTTTTATAATAGGCTTAGGTATAGGAGTATTTTCTTATTTTAGAAAACCTAATACTATCACAGCCGATAGAGTGCCAATAAAGGTTACAGTTAGAGTGGACAAGGTTTTAATGGAAACTGTAAATGGTATAAATGTAGGGGATATATTCAAGGATAAAGATACTAACCAAGTATTTGGAAAGGTAATTGATAAAAAGGTTACTGAAACATATGAAATGGTTGAAACAGGAGACGGAAGAGTTGAAAAAGCAGTAGTTCCAAATAGATATTCAGTTTTTATGACACTAGAAGGAGAGGCAATTGTTACTGATGACTATATTAGACTTGGTGGAAGAGATGTTAGGATAGAAGGGACTATAGAGTTAAAAAGCACCAAAAACTCAGTAAAAACTAAAGTAGTAGATTTTCAGCTAGCTGAATAA
- a CDS encoding protease complex subunit PrcB family protein, with the protein MNKKILICAIIVIVILGIIFIPKILKNEGESEVKFKTLELSEAPKKIQELVPKYLYEERALACKVDNEIYIIVTRGEKRTEGYSVSLDKIVKVKNENNFDIIARAKYKDPQPNEMVGQRITYPVVVAKAELDKLPDKIKLEVEYDK; encoded by the coding sequence GTGAATAAAAAAATATTAATCTGCGCTATAATTGTTATAGTAATTTTAGGAATAATATTCATTCCAAAAATACTTAAGAACGAAGGTGAGAGTGAAGTGAAATTTAAAACACTTGAATTAAGTGAAGCACCAAAAAAAATACAGGAGTTGGTTCCAAAATACTTATATGAAGAAAGAGCTTTGGCTTGTAAAGTTGATAATGAGATATATATTATAGTAACAAGGGGAGAAAAAAGAACAGAGGGATATTCAGTCTCACTTGATAAGATAGTAAAGGTAAAAAATGAGAACAACTTTGATATCATTGCCCGAGCAAAATACAAGGATCCACAGCCAAATGAAATGGTAGGGCAAAGAATAACCTATCCAGTAGTTGTTGCAAAGGCAGAGTTAGATAAACTACCTGATAAGATTAAATTAGAAGTGGAGTATGACAAATAA
- a CDS encoding glycosyltransferase family 4 protein, with translation MKILHLISGGDTGGAKTCVLSLLSELQKKIDVKIICFMKEDFYYEAKERGIDIEVYEQRKRYDLSVIKRLLAEIKDKKYDLIHCHGARANFMASLLKISYKIPLVTTIHSDYKLDFQDNRYKNLVYTNINTIALKFMDYYIGVSDSFKNMLIDRGFDPNRIFTVYNGIEMNLMKESTSPLDFLNRYNITLEEDTILVGTLSRLHPVKGIDVLVKGAKKVIDQRTNVKFLICGDGTEAPMLKELTKELGIEENVHFLGFVNEPSNLLNSIDINTITSYSESFPYAIMEGGAFKKPIVASNVGGIGDLVIEGETGLLFEAGDHEGLASQLVKLVDDADLRKRLGENLYDSVSKNYSAESMANKHISIYKQILDRQVRQLEK, from the coding sequence ATGAAAATACTACATTTAATAAGCGGAGGAGATACAGGCGGGGCTAAGACCTGTGTTTTGAGCCTTTTATCTGAGCTTCAAAAGAAAATAGATGTAAAAATAATTTGCTTCATGAAAGAAGATTTTTATTATGAAGCAAAGGAGAGAGGAATAGACATAGAGGTTTATGAGCAAAGAAAAAGATATGACCTTTCTGTTATTAAGAGGCTATTAGCTGAAATAAAAGACAAGAAATATGATTTAATTCATTGTCATGGAGCACGAGCTAATTTTATGGCTTCTTTGCTGAAAATTTCTTATAAGATTCCTTTAGTAACTACTATACATAGTGACTATAAATTGGACTTCCAAGATAATCGCTATAAGAATTTAGTATATACAAATATTAATACAATAGCACTTAAATTTATGGACTATTATATTGGAGTTTCTGATAGCTTTAAAAATATGCTTATTGATAGGGGTTTTGACCCTAATAGAATTTTCACTGTATATAATGGCATAGAGATGAATCTTATGAAAGAGTCCACAAGTCCATTAGATTTTCTAAACAGGTATAATATTACATTAGAAGAGGACACAATATTAGTAGGCACTTTATCCAGACTACATCCAGTTAAAGGCATAGATGTACTTGTAAAAGGAGCTAAAAAAGTAATTGACCAGAGAACAAATGTTAAGTTTCTTATTTGCGGAGATGGAACTGAGGCACCTATGCTAAAAGAGCTTACAAAAGAGTTGGGAATAGAAGAAAATGTGCATTTCCTAGGGTTTGTAAATGAGCCAAGCAACCTTTTAAATTCTATAGACATAAATACTATAACATCTTATAGTGAAAGCTTTCCATATGCTATAATGGAGGGTGGGGCATTTAAAAAACCAATTGTAGCTTCAAATGTAGGTGGAATTGGAGATCTAGTGATTGAAGGTGAAACGGGACTTCTTTTTGAAGCAGGAGATCATGAGGGATTGGCATCTCAGCTTGTTAAGCTTGTTGATGATGCAGATTTGAGAAAAAGACTGGGAGAAAACTTATATGATTCTGTCAGTAAAAATTACTCTGCAGAAAGCATGGCAAATAAGCATATTTCAATATATAAACAAATATTAGATAGGCAGGTGAGGCAACTTGAAAAATAA
- a CDS encoding YitT family protein, translated as MEKTKKYWYRHFIEYAGVTLGTFIMALAINFFLEPNTIAPGGVTGLGIILQKLTNGLITVWATNLIVNIPLFIAGVMILGKSFGAKTLYGTFVLSFFLWIVPQTSATHDLLLSSVFGGVILGVGLGIVFKAGGTTGGTDLAGAIMNRFFPGLSTATHMMIVDMIVVASSGILNKRIDIPLYSVIALYILVRVIDIILEGFSYDKAFFIISNEPEKIGKTILEELDRGVTILKGKGLYSGLEKDVLLCVVNRAQMAKVKEIISSVDKRAFIMITDMHEVIGEGFKEIKTE; from the coding sequence GTGGAAAAGACAAAAAAATATTGGTATAGGCATTTCATTGAATATGCTGGAGTTACTCTGGGTACCTTTATAATGGCACTTGCTATCAATTTTTTCTTAGAGCCTAATACTATTGCACCAGGAGGAGTAACAGGACTTGGAATAATTCTGCAAAAACTAACTAATGGGCTCATTACAGTTTGGGCTACAAACCTTATAGTGAATATACCATTATTTATAGCTGGAGTTATGATATTAGGAAAATCCTTTGGTGCTAAAACATTATATGGAACCTTTGTACTTTCATTTTTTCTATGGATTGTTCCACAAACAAGTGCTACCCATGATTTGCTTCTGTCCTCTGTTTTTGGCGGAGTCATACTTGGAGTAGGCTTAGGTATAGTTTTCAAAGCTGGTGGGACAACAGGGGGCACAGATTTAGCCGGTGCAATAATGAATAGATTTTTTCCAGGACTTAGTACAGCTACACATATGATGATAGTTGATATGATAGTTGTTGCTAGCTCTGGTATACTAAATAAGAGAATAGATATACCTCTATATTCGGTTATTGCATTATACATATTAGTAAGAGTTATTGATATAATACTCGAAGGCTTTAGCTATGATAAGGCTTTTTTTATCATATCTAATGAGCCAGAAAAAATAGGGAAAACTATATTAGAGGAGCTTGACAGAGGAGTGACTATATTAAAAGGAAAAGGTCTATACTCTGGTCTAGAGAAAGATGTCCTTTTATGTGTTGTAAATAGAGCACAGATGGCAAAAGTAAAGGAGATAATAAGCTCCGTTGATAAAAGAGCTTTTATCATGATTACAGATATGCATGAAGTAATAGGAGAAGGCTTTAAAGAAATAAAAACAGAATAG
- a CDS encoding transketolase has product MKDFKEIANTLRKDIIMMTHGAKSGHPGGSLSACEILTALYFKEMRIDPNNPKWEDRDRFVLSKGHATPVLYATLSERGFFPKEELTKFRKIDSMLQGHPDMKGIPGVDMSTGSLGQGLAAANGMALSAKLDNKEYRVYALIGDGEIQEGIIWEAAMLASHYKLDNLTVFLDHNGLQIDGLNKDVMNVEPIDKKFEAFGWNVLAIDGHDFEQIFDALEKSKKVKGKPTLIIAKTVKGKGVSFMENQASWHGTAPNAEQAQKAFAELGGEM; this is encoded by the coding sequence GTGAAAGATTTTAAGGAAATAGCAAATACACTTAGAAAAGATATTATTATGATGACACATGGAGCTAAATCAGGCCATCCAGGAGGATCATTATCTGCATGTGAAATATTGACAGCGCTTTATTTTAAAGAAATGAGGATAGACCCTAATAATCCAAAATGGGAGGATAGAGATAGGTTTGTACTTTCGAAAGGCCATGCAACACCTGTTTTATATGCCACTCTTTCTGAAAGAGGATTTTTCCCTAAAGAAGAACTGACAAAGTTTAGAAAAATTGACTCTATGCTACAAGGTCATCCTGATATGAAAGGTATTCCAGGAGTAGATATGTCTACTGGTTCCCTTGGTCAAGGACTTGCAGCTGCAAATGGTATGGCATTATCAGCTAAGCTTGATAATAAAGAATATAGAGTCTATGCTTTAATTGGTGATGGTGAGATTCAGGAAGGAATCATATGGGAGGCTGCAATGCTTGCTTCACATTATAAGCTTGACAATCTTACTGTATTTTTAGATCATAATGGATTGCAAATTGATGGACTTAATAAGGATGTAATGAATGTAGAGCCAATAGATAAGAAGTTTGAGGCCTTTGGCTGGAATGTACTTGCAATAGATGGACATGACTTTGAACAGATTTTTGATGCACTAGAAAAAAGTAAAAAGGTAAAAGGTAAGCCAACTTTAATTATAGCTAAAACAGTTAAAGGTAAGGGAGTTTCATTTATGGAAAATCAAGCAAGCTGGCATGGAACTGCACCAAATGCAGAACAAGCACAAAAAGCATTTGCTGAGCTTGGAGGTGAGATGTAA
- a CDS encoding glycosyltransferase, with protein sequence MNILHLVFSFERGGAETYIINTIERMKEKGVKFFVVCDHKGSNHDKIEDICSNVEIIEIKNIVDIKSAYKIAKFCRDNNIRIIQAHFLRESFVAVLSKIFNPKIKVIWTMHLIYEEKRSILKWLNRFFSKGANAIICVSEAVKQSLIKEGISDKKLVTVLNGVDTDYFKPTDERDIRKELGVEKDDILLTTVSRFQKIKGHDFLIDVINELKKNYMIKFKSLLVGDGEEMENIRAKVKSLDLDDKVIFAGYREDIPRILTASDVYISPSENEAISFSIMEALACEVPVAATEVGGVPEIINKGKCGVMSHYGDEKRFAKAVFDLYNNKQEYEEMKRNSRSLIEQNFSLNNMIYETYNLYESL encoded by the coding sequence TTGAATATATTACACCTTGTTTTCAGCTTCGAAAGAGGTGGAGCAGAAACATATATAATTAATACAATTGAGAGAATGAAAGAAAAAGGAGTTAAATTTTTCGTTGTTTGTGATCATAAAGGCTCTAATCACGACAAAATAGAAGATATATGCAGCAATGTGGAGATTATTGAAATAAAAAACATCGTAGATATAAAATCAGCGTATAAAATAGCTAAATTTTGTAGAGATAATAATATAAGAATTATTCAGGCACATTTTCTAAGAGAGAGCTTTGTAGCAGTGTTATCAAAGATTTTTAACCCTAAAATCAAAGTGATTTGGACTATGCATTTAATATATGAAGAAAAGAGAAGTATACTGAAATGGTTAAATAGGTTTTTTAGTAAGGGTGCCAATGCTATTATATGTGTATCCGAGGCTGTAAAACAATCTTTGATAAAAGAAGGTATAAGTGATAAAAAGCTGGTTACAGTACTAAATGGTGTAGATACAGACTATTTTAAACCAACTGATGAAAGAGATATAAGAAAAGAGTTAGGGGTAGAAAAGGATGACATATTACTAACAACTGTATCTAGATTTCAAAAGATTAAAGGCCATGACTTCCTAATAGATGTTATAAATGAATTAAAGAAAAACTACATGATTAAATTTAAGTCCCTGCTAGTTGGGGATGGAGAAGAAATGGAGAATATCAGAGCAAAAGTAAAGAGTTTAGATTTAGATGACAAAGTTATCTTTGCTGGATATAGAGAAGATATTCCTAGAATTTTAACTGCAAGTGATGTTTATATATCACCATCAGAAAATGAAGCAATTTCTTTTTCAATAATGGAAGCTCTTGCTTGTGAAGTACCTGTAGCAGCTACTGAGGTTGGAGGAGTTCCTGAGATAATTAACAAAGGGAAATGTGGAGTAATGTCACATTATGGAGATGAAAAAAGGTTTGCTAAGGCAGTTTTTGACCTATATAATAATAAACAGGAATATGAAGAAATGAAAAGGAATTCTAGATCATTAATTGAACAGAATTTTTCATTAAATAATATGATTTATGAGACTTATAATCTATATGAAAGCTTATAG
- a CDS encoding DUF4330 domain-containing protein — MKIIDDKGRLFSKVNILDLSIILMVLVLGLAGFYKLKTNNKATFIKPKPVDIKVIVRAREETSIDKIKVGDILKEYDTGIVLGEIKSIDIQPATLEVNTTDGQVKLAEIPERYDYYINIDANAIVNENAIVSGNKELRIGNKLVLRTKTYALESYILEIGQRE, encoded by the coding sequence ATGAAAATTATAGATGATAAAGGCAGACTTTTCAGCAAAGTGAATATCCTGGATTTGAGTATAATTTTGATGGTATTAGTTTTAGGATTGGCTGGTTTCTATAAGCTTAAAACTAATAATAAGGCAACATTTATTAAGCCAAAACCAGTAGATATAAAAGTAATAGTTAGAGCAAGAGAAGAAACTAGTATTGACAAGATAAAGGTAGGAGATATTTTAAAGGAATACGACACTGGGATTGTACTTGGAGAAATAAAATCTATTGATATACAACCAGCTACACTTGAAGTCAATACCACTGACGGGCAAGTTAAACTAGCAGAAATACCAGAAAGATACGATTATTATATAAATATTGATGCAAATGCAATAGTCAATGAAAATGCCATAGTTTCAGGCAATAAAGAGCTTAGAATTGGGAACAAGCTAGTTTTAAGAACTAAAACCTATGCTTTAGAATCGTATATTCTAGAAATTGGACAGAGGGAATGA
- the csaB gene encoding polysaccharide pyruvyl transferase CsaB, protein MGKSVIVSGYYGFDNSGDDAILKAIVKDLKKMDSKIEISALSNNPKSTEETYGIKAFKRLNVFEVLKGISSSDMLISGGGSLLQDVTSTRSILYYLSVISIAKMFNKPVVVYANGIGPINKKLNRTLTKRILNKVELITLRDFNSKKTLEEIGVHSNMVVTSDPVFTLEPSSRDRVNSIFEEEGIPTDKPLIGISVRSWKNSNNLIDVVSKAIGYIDSSYNVKTILIPMHYPEDLEISLKIAKNSNSPNCYVIKNKYGVEDMMGIINRLELIIAMRLHSLIYAATQAVPMIGLVYDPKVDGLLEMLNIDEKCNAEKVELVELCSLIERVWNNKESIKSSLTDIKKELKEKALDNVRMALEILRSR, encoded by the coding sequence ATGGGAAAATCAGTTATAGTATCTGGCTATTATGGCTTTGATAATAGTGGCGACGATGCAATACTTAAAGCAATAGTAAAAGATTTAAAAAAGATGGATAGCAAAATAGAAATTTCTGCACTTTCAAACAATCCTAAGAGCACAGAGGAGACTTATGGGATTAAAGCTTTTAAACGCTTAAATGTATTTGAAGTGCTTAAGGGAATAAGCTCTTCTGATATGCTTATAAGTGGAGGAGGGAGTCTATTACAGGATGTTACCAGTACTAGATCCATACTCTATTATCTATCTGTCATTAGTATTGCCAAAATGTTCAACAAACCTGTTGTTGTATATGCCAATGGAATAGGTCCCATAAATAAAAAGCTGAACAGAACTCTTACAAAAAGAATATTGAACAAGGTGGAACTTATAACCCTAAGAGACTTTAATTCTAAAAAGACTTTAGAGGAAATAGGCGTCCATAGTAATATGGTAGTGACATCAGATCCTGTTTTTACCCTTGAGCCTTCTAGCAGGGATAGAGTTAACAGTATATTTGAAGAGGAAGGAATACCTACTGATAAACCCCTAATAGGGATATCCGTGAGAAGCTGGAAAAATTCAAACAACCTTATTGATGTTGTATCTAAAGCAATAGGATATATAGACAGTAGTTATAATGTAAAAACTATTCTCATTCCTATGCATTATCCAGAGGATTTAGAAATAAGTTTAAAAATAGCTAAAAACTCTAATAGTCCTAATTGCTATGTAATAAAAAATAAGTACGGTGTTGAAGATATGATGGGCATAATAAATAGACTTGAATTGATTATAGCAATGAGACTTCACTCGCTAATATACGCAGCTACACAAGCAGTACCTATGATAGGGCTTGTGTATGATCCTAAAGTAGATGGATTGCTAGAAATGCTCAATATAGATGAAAAATGCAATGCAGAAAAAGTCGAACTTGTGGAATTATGCTCATTAATTGAAAGAGTTTGGAATAATAAAGAGAGTATCAAAAGCTCTTTAACAGATATAAAAAAGGAATTAAAAGAAAAAGCACTTGATAATGTTAGAATGGCACTTGAGATTCTTAGGAGCAGGTGA